In the genome of Nocardioides sp. NBC_00368, the window GGCCGCAGCGCTCGCGAGGCCCGGCCGAGGTCGGCGGGGCCGGCTGCCAGCAGCCCGCGTCCCGCCGGGCTCATCTGCCAGGCCGCCTCGGCCCTCTCGGCGGCTGCCTCGCACTGCTCGAGGATCAGCATCTCCAGGCCACCCTGCACGGCCGCGGTCACCCGCTCGGCCTGCTGGGGCTTGCCCTTGATCGAGCCCAGGATCCGGTCGCGGATCATCCCGACCCGGCTCTCGAGCGCCTTGAGGATCTCGCCGGTGCCGACGAACTCCTGCCAGCGGGCGAGCACCTCGCCACGCAGCAGCGTGCCGTCGGCGGTCGCCGCCATGATCGACCTGAGCGCGTCGTCGTAGGCCATGTCCGCATCCGCACGCAGCCGCTGCGCCGCCTCTCCCTGACCGTCCGCGGTGTCCGCGATCGGGTGGACCTCGAGAGTCAGCGCGCGCACCGCACCGTCGAGCGTCTGGGTGACGACCTGGTGTCGCGCGGTGGCGTCGTCGGCGAGCATGTCGAGCCAGGCGCGTACCTCGGCGACGTGCTCGGCCGGCAGCAGCCCGGCCTCGGAGACCTCGCCCTCGTGGACGATGAACAGCGGGGAGTCCTTGAGGCCGCGCGAGGCCAGCATCCGGGCCAGGTGGCCGGCGACGGTCTGGACGGCTTCGGTCGGGGTGCGGTCGAGCACGACGGCCACCGCGGTGGAGCGGTTGGCAGCCAGCTGCAGGAACTCCCACGGCACCTGGTCGGCGTAGCGCGCGGCCGAGGTGACGAAGATCCACAGGTCGGCCGCGGCGAGCAGCTCGGCCGCGAGAACGCGGTTGGCCTCCTCGACCGAGTCGACGTCGGGCGCATCCAGGATCGCCAGGCCCGGGTGGAGCCGGTCGCTGGCGACCAGCTGCAGCGCCCCGGGGTCGTTGGTCGGGTGGTCGACCCGCTCCAGCTCCGGAAGCAGGCGGTCCTGACCGAACCAGCGGCCGTCCTCCGGGTTGTGCACCAGCACCGGCGAGCGAGTCGTCGGCCGCAGCAGGCCCGGCGTGGTCACCTTGGTGCCCACCAGCGAGTTGACCAGCGTCGACTTGCCGGCGCCGGTGGAGCCGCCCACGACCGCGAGCATGGGCGCGTCGATGGTCATCATCCGCGGGATGATGTAGTCCTCGAGCTGCTCGACCATGGTCTGCCGCGCGGCGCGCTGCTCGTCGGCGCCGGGCAGGTCCAGCGGCAGGGTGACCTCGGTCAGCGCCTGGTGGAGCTTCACCAGCGCGGTGACCATCCGGTTGCTCTCGCCGCCGGCGGCCAGGATCGCGGCCTTGGCGGCCTCGAACTCGGTCGTCGGCTTCTCGGCGAGCATCCCCGCCGTCTGCGCCTCGTAGGCGGTCGGACCCGACTCCGGAGCGAGGTCCGGAGCTCTGTCGTCGTGTGCCTGTTCCTCGGTCATCCTGTCATCACCTGTCCGCTCGGGAACGCGATGTGCGGACGTACCTCACTGATGCGGTCAACGTATGCCCTCCCCCGGGCGGCGAAGTCTGGCGGCGGGTTGCCGCGCAGGAATCGCCAGTGCAAGTATCCGAGCTCGATCGCAGCCTGCTGGTATTCACGCATCGCCGCAACCCCCTGAGCCCCTCCATGGGTCGACGCGAACCTCCGCGCCTGATCCCGCCGCTGCAGATCGACCACCCAGCCGATGTCGGTGTAGGGGATCAGTCCCCGCTGGGCCGCGTCGGTCAGCGACCGGGTCAGCACGATGCGCTCGGACTTCCGGCGCCAGATCGCGAAGACCACCATCGAGACGAACGCGGGCACCATCAGGACGACGTACGCCAGCAGGAAGCCGGCCCCGTCGAAGAGCAGCGTCGAACCGTTCCAGGTGCCGTGGGTGAGCACCGCAACCGCGTAGCCGAGGACCGGCGCGACCATCTTCAGCCAGCGTTTGCGGGTCACCACCGCGACGCCGATGCCGATGCCGGTGAAGGCGGTGAAGAGCGGGTGGGCGAAGGGGCTGAACAGGCAGCGCATCACGAAGACGACGGTGAACTCGCCGATATGTCCGGCCGAGCTGTCGCCCATGCCGGGTGTGCCGTTGTAGGTGCCGCCGAGGTAGAGGATGTTCTCGGTGAAGGCGAAGCCGATGCCGACCATGCCGGCGTAGACGATCCCGTCGAGGACACCGTCGAGGAGGTGGCGTCGCCAGACCAGCAGCACGAAGAGGAAGAGCCCCTTGGCCGCCTCCTCGGTGACCGGTGCGACGATCGCGAGCTGGGTCGCCTCGTTCCACCCGGCGAGCAGCGCCCCGACGCTCTGCACGATCAGCGCCGCCGCCACCGCGATGAAGGCGCCCCACCCCAGGCCGAGGGCCAGCAGCGACTTCGGCTCGGGCTCGTAGCGGTCCAGCCACAGGAAGGCGTAGACCAGCGGCACCACCGGGACGGCCGCGAAGAGCACCCCGAGGATCGCGCCGGTCGGAGCGAGCTGGTTGTCGACCACGCTCGTGCTCAGCAGGACGACCCCGAGCACCGGCAGCGAGGTCAGCACGACAAGCACGCCCACCACGATGGTGAACGTGCGGCTGCTTCTTGTCGGATCCTTCGGGATCGCCCCCATGCGCGCCAGACTATCGGGCGTCCGGACCGCACGTGCGACCAGACACCGATCGGACACCCTCACGGCCCCCGTGGCCAGGGAACTCACGAGCGTCCTCGGCACGGCGCGGCGTACGATTCCCATATGACGGACAACGGCGCCCCCACCCCTGCAGACGACCACACCGAGAGCCACGACCAGACGGTTCCGGAGGCTTGGTCCAACTTCATGAGGGAGGGCTGGGACGACCGCGAGGTCGAGGTTCCCGAGCATCCGATCACGCCGTGGGCGGCCGCGCGCAGGGAGCGGCTCGCGGGGATCTTCCCGGGCGAGCGCCTGGTCGTTCCGGCCGGCACCTACAAGGTCCGCGCCAACGACACCGACTACCGCTTCCGCGCCGACACCGCCCACGTGCACCTGACCGGCAACCAGACCTCCGACGCCGTCGTCGTGATCGAGCCCGACGGCAGCTCGGTGCTGTACGCCCGCCCGCGCAGCGGTCGCGACACCGACGAGTTCTTCCGCGACCGTCAGTACGGCGCGCTCTGGGCCGGTGCGCGTCCCTCGGCCCGTGAGCTCTCCGACTCGCTGGGCATCGAGGTGCGCCACGTCGACCAGCTCGAGTCCGCGCTCTCCGGCAGCACCCCGACCCGAGTGCTCCGAGGCGTCTCGACCGACGTCGACAAGCTGGTCGGCCCGGCCGAGGGCGGCCGCGACGAGGAGTTCGCCAAGGCGCTCTCCGAGCTGCGCCTGATCAAGGACGAGTGGGAGCTGGGTGAGCTGCAGGAAGCCTGCGACATCACCGTGCGCGGCTTCACCGACGCGGTGCGCGAGTGGCACCAGGTGCTGAAGCACGGCGAGCGCTGGATCGAGGGCACCTTCTTCCGGCGCGCGCGTGCCGAGGGCAACGACCTCGGCTACGACTCGATCGTCGGCGGCGGGTCGCACGCCACCACGCTCCACTGGATCGACAACGACGGCCCGATCGTC includes:
- a CDS encoding aminopeptidase P family protein, whose translation is MTDNGAPTPADDHTESHDQTVPEAWSNFMREGWDDREVEVPEHPITPWAAARRERLAGIFPGERLVVPAGTYKVRANDTDYRFRADTAHVHLTGNQTSDAVVVIEPDGSSVLYARPRSGRDTDEFFRDRQYGALWAGARPSARELSDSLGIEVRHVDQLESALSGSTPTRVLRGVSTDVDKLVGPAEGGRDEEFAKALSELRLIKDEWELGELQEACDITVRGFTDAVREWHQVLKHGERWIEGTFFRRARAEGNDLGYDSIVGGGSHATTLHWIDNDGPIVPGELVLLDMGVEGHNLYTADITRTLPISGKFTPLQRNLYELVYKAQQAGIEAIRPGVTFRAGHFAAMEILAHGLDDLGLLPVSVDEALSEDNKTYSRWTLHGVSHMLGLDVHDCASASKEAYIEGPLQEGMVLTVEPGLYFQKEDKLVPEELRGIGIRIEDDIVVTADGSVNLSKGLPRTADDVEAWMGQYL
- a CDS encoding PrsW family intramembrane metalloprotease, whose protein sequence is MGAIPKDPTRSSRTFTIVVGVLVVLTSLPVLGVVLLSTSVVDNQLAPTGAILGVLFAAVPVVPLVYAFLWLDRYEPEPKSLLALGLGWGAFIAVAAALIVQSVGALLAGWNEATQLAIVAPVTEEAAKGLFLFVLLVWRRHLLDGVLDGIVYAGMVGIGFAFTENILYLGGTYNGTPGMGDSSAGHIGEFTVVFVMRCLFSPFAHPLFTAFTGIGIGVAVVTRKRWLKMVAPVLGYAVAVLTHGTWNGSTLLFDGAGFLLAYVVLMVPAFVSMVVFAIWRRKSERIVLTRSLTDAAQRGLIPYTDIGWVVDLQRRDQARRFASTHGGAQGVAAMREYQQAAIELGYLHWRFLRGNPPPDFAARGRAYVDRISEVRPHIAFPSGQVMTG
- a CDS encoding ABC transporter, producing MTEEQAHDDRAPDLAPESGPTAYEAQTAGMLAEKPTTEFEAAKAAILAAGGESNRMVTALVKLHQALTEVTLPLDLPGADEQRAARQTMVEQLEDYIIPRMMTIDAPMLAVVGGSTGAGKSTLVNSLVGTKVTTPGLLRPTTRSPVLVHNPEDGRWFGQDRLLPELERVDHPTNDPGALQLVASDRLHPGLAILDAPDVDSVEEANRVLAAELLAAADLWIFVTSAARYADQVPWEFLQLAANRSTAVAVVLDRTPTEAVQTVAGHLARMLASRGLKDSPLFIVHEGEVSEAGLLPAEHVAEVRAWLDMLADDATARHQVVTQTLDGAVRALTLEVHPIADTADGQGEAAQRLRADADMAYDDALRSIMAATADGTLLRGEVLARWQEFVGTGEILKALESRVGMIRDRILGSIKGKPQQAERVTAAVQGGLEMLILEQCEAAAERAEAAWQMSPAGRGLLAAGPADLGRASRALRPKAERAVRDWQQDVLDMVRSEGQDKRTTAKFLSYGVNGLGVALMVVVFASTGGALVGAEVGIAGGTLLLGQKLLEAVFGDQAVRGLASKARKALEVRIVGLVDEERARYTGQVDALQIDQGAPERLRHAARKVGDARFASQRGED